In Anopheles gambiae chromosome 2, idAnoGambNW_F1_1, whole genome shotgun sequence, a single window of DNA contains:
- the LOC1273449 gene encoding protein FRG1 homolog, which produces MSEYNKAKISKLVLKGESSKGTKRKHKKDKKDKEAKRALVVDTDAVKHGGWWQVAKTSDITGSIALQFDKQAYVKALDNGLFTLGAPHNEGDPPDPEEIFSAVLINEQKVAFKSGYGKYLKVEKDGMITGRSDAVSALEQFEPVFEQGKTALLAANGCFVSVDPEDDALVAIKKKVGSDEVCTIRSCAGREDISSKELPVEESGDLDQVELNYVKKFQKFQDKKIRVSKEDKLTLKKAKEDGALHEALLDRRSKMKADRYCK; this is translated from the exons ATGTCCGAATACAACAAAGCTAAAATCAGTAAACTCGTCCTGAAGGGTGAAAGTTCTAA GGGTACCAAGCGAAAGCACAAAAAGGACAAGAAGGATAAGGAAGCGAAGCGAGCGCTCGTGGTCGATACGGACGCGGTGAAGCATGGCGGTTGGTGGCAGGTCGCGAAAACTAGCGACATTACCGGCTCGATCGCACTCCAGTTCGATAAGCAGGCGTACGTAAAAGCACTGGACAACGGGCTTTTCACACTGGGCGCACCGCACAACGAGGGTGATCCGCCGGATCCGGAAGAAATCTTCAGCGCCGTACTGATCAACGAGCAGAAGGTGGCCTTCAAGTCCGGCTACGGCAAATACCTGAAGGTGGAGAAGGACGGCATGATAACGGGGCGGTCGGATGCGGTGTCGGCGCTGGAGCAGTTCGAGCCAGTGTTTGAGCAGGGCAAAACGGCACTGCTGGCGGCGAACGGTTGCTTCGTGTCGGTCGATCCGGAGGACGATGCGCTGGTGGCTATCAAGAAGAAGGTGGGCAGCGATGAGGTGTGCACGATACGGAGCTGCGCCGGAAGGGAGGACATCTCCAGCAAGGAGCTGCCGGTGGAGGAATCGGGCGATCTCGATCAAGTGGAGCTAAACTATGT GAAAAAGTTTCAAAAGTTCCAAGACAAGAAGATACGCGTAAGCAAGGAGGATAAACTGACTCTCAAAAAGGCAAAAGAGGACGGCGCCCTGCATGAAGCATTGCTGGATCGGAGAAGCAAAATGAAAGCGGATCGATACTGCAAATAA
- the LOC1273448 gene encoding DCN1-like protein 4 isoform X2 — protein MGDGISRRYSKSEDAFNQKRCLTWFREYTTPDDPDTLGPEGMEKFCEDIGVEPENVAMLVLAYKMGAKQMGFFTQSEWLKGLTDLQCDTASKVQCKLEYLRSMLNDPNSFKIIYRYAYDFARDKDQRSMDIETAKAMLQLLLGKHWPLYAQFAQFLEQSKYKVINKDQWCNILEFSRTISNDLTNYDVDGAWPVMLDEFVEWLRQLRAQSTIS, from the exons ATGGGTGACGGAAT CTCACGGCGCTACAGCAAATCGGAGGACGCCTTCAATCAGAAACGATGCCTCACCTGGTTCCGGGAGTACACCACACCGGACGATCCGGACACTTTAG GCCCCGAAGGGATGGAAAAGTTCTGCGAAGACATTGGCGTCGAGCCGGAGAATGTGGCGATGCTTGTGCTGGCGTACAAGATGGGTGCCAAACAGATGGGCTTCTTCACGCAGAGCGAGTGGCTCAAAGGGCTAACGGATCTGCAGTGCGACACGGCCTCCAAGGTGCAGTGCAAGCTGGAGTATCTGCGAAGCATGCTCAACGACCCAAACTCGTTCAAAATCATCTACAGATATGCGTACGATTTTGCAAGG GATAAAGACCAGCGCAGCATGGACATCGAGACGGCGAAAGCAATGCTTCAGCTGCTACTCGGCAAGCACTGGCCACTGTATGCACAATTTGCCCAATTCCTAGAGCAGTCCAAGTACAAAGTGATCAACAAGGATCAGTGGTGTAATATTCTAGAGTTTTCCCGCACCATCTCCAACGATCTAACAAACTACGATGTCGATGGAGCTT GGCCCGTCATGCTGGACGAGTTTGTGGAATGGTTAAGACAATTGAGAGCACAGTCAACGATTAGCTGA
- the LOC1273448 gene encoding DCN1-like protein 4 isoform X1 encodes MPRGKRRHAIDMRPSEEDQQSTKRQRNSYQSSRRYSKSEDAFNQKRCLTWFREYTTPDDPDTLGPEGMEKFCEDIGVEPENVAMLVLAYKMGAKQMGFFTQSEWLKGLTDLQCDTASKVQCKLEYLRSMLNDPNSFKIIYRYAYDFARDKDQRSMDIETAKAMLQLLLGKHWPLYAQFAQFLEQSKYKVINKDQWCNILEFSRTISNDLTNYDVDGAWPVMLDEFVEWLRQLRAQSTIS; translated from the exons ATGCCCAGAGGTAAACGTCGTCACGCCATAGACATGCGGCCCAGCGAAGAAGACCAGCAGTCGACCAAGCGACAGCGAAATAGTTATCAAAG CTCACGGCGCTACAGCAAATCGGAGGACGCCTTCAATCAGAAACGATGCCTCACCTGGTTCCGGGAGTACACCACACCGGACGATCCGGACACTTTAG GCCCCGAAGGGATGGAAAAGTTCTGCGAAGACATTGGCGTCGAGCCGGAGAATGTGGCGATGCTTGTGCTGGCGTACAAGATGGGTGCCAAACAGATGGGCTTCTTCACGCAGAGCGAGTGGCTCAAAGGGCTAACGGATCTGCAGTGCGACACGGCCTCCAAGGTGCAGTGCAAGCTGGAGTATCTGCGAAGCATGCTCAACGACCCAAACTCGTTCAAAATCATCTACAGATATGCGTACGATTTTGCAAGG GATAAAGACCAGCGCAGCATGGACATCGAGACGGCGAAAGCAATGCTTCAGCTGCTACTCGGCAAGCACTGGCCACTGTATGCACAATTTGCCCAATTCCTAGAGCAGTCCAAGTACAAAGTGATCAACAAGGATCAGTGGTGTAATATTCTAGAGTTTTCCCGCACCATCTCCAACGATCTAACAAACTACGATGTCGATGGAGCTT GGCCCGTCATGCTGGACGAGTTTGTGGAATGGTTAAGACAATTGAGAGCACAGTCAACGATTAGCTGA
- the LOC5667444 gene encoding uncharacterized protein LOC5667444 — MHRAVKPRSGNASERDIKRTKRDAAHVLSKRQTAIQSVVENVNRFRVLAFVYLEILVYLFVVFAFRLFELGRKLPLVRSASREETIERIVYPRHDVRLAPKITMHKVTTAPKTVGGSISSNRLATAGPPVRKEYESSSSDEDGYLSPFNGSDDGSGVAEGSLLDEMPPFSACSMSPSARSLSPIELEPFESPTSTPKSGRSCYSGCSTPLYGMTPPPPVASTTGTNGQQPAEGYVTLDEIHARIGLTPPDGNVSRSRLNLETIFEGVFLETPPKKEFQSKGNLFRRSLRNRALLFEKVEKL; from the coding sequence ATGCATCGAGCTGTCAAACCGCGATCAGGAAACGCGAGCGAAAGAGATATCAAGCGAACGAAGCGAGACGCagcgcacgtgctgtcaaaacGTCAAACGGCGATTCAAAGTGTTGTCGAAAATGTGAACCGCTTTCGCGTCCTTGCATTCGTTTACCTGGAAATTCTGGTGTAcctgtttgttgtgtttgcctTTCGACTGTTTGAGCTTGGCAGAAAGCTACCCCTTGTGCGAAGTGCGTCTCGCGAGGAAACGATCGAACGAATAGTTTACCCACGCCACGACGTTCGCCTAGCCCCCAAAATTACTATGCACAAAGTCACAACGGCACCAAAGACCGTTGgtggcagcatcagcagcaataGGCTGGCGACGGCTGGACCACCGGTACGGAAGGAGTACGAATCGAGCTCGTCCGATGAGGACGGGTACCTGTCGCCGTTCAACGGATCGGACGACGGAAGTGGAGTGGCGGAGGGCAGCCTGCTCGACGAAATGCCACCATTCTCTGCCTGCTCGATGTCGCCCTCGGCACGATCACTGTCACCGATCGAGCTGGAACCGTTCGAATCGCCCACCTCGACGCCAAAATCCGGCCGCAGCTGCTACTCGGGCTGCAGCACGCCGCTGTATGGGAtgacgccaccaccaccagtcgccagcaccaccggcaccaACGGTCAGCAGCCGGCCGAAGGGTATGTAACGCTGGACGAAATACATGCCCGCATCGGACTGACCCCGCCGGATGGGAACGTTAGCCGGAGTCGGCTGAATTTGGAAACCATCTTCGAGGGCGTGTTCCTGGAAACACCACCAAAGAAAGAGTTCCAGTCGAAGGGGAATCTGTTCCGCCGGTCCCTACGGAACCGGGCGCTGCTGTTCGAGAAGGTGGAGAAGCTGTGA
- the LOC1273447 gene encoding MAPK/MAK/MRK overlapping kinase, with amino-acid sequence MSTFKITGYDIIHQIGSGAYSEVFLVRCRKSGKSYAAKHLIDCCSDLMCDVAYAEIQLMKSVPSHPNVMQLCDHVLENKSLTLIMHLMDINLYEYMQKRVRPFSENRVRKMLYQIVLGLEHLHQNGIFHRDVKPENILVKFSSGIIGKRETLQLADFGTAATIAQRPPYAIYIATRWYRAPECMLSMGYYGPKMDVWAVGCCFYEMLTLKPLFQGENEIEMLDCIHELLGSPSSAVLERFRPWNVKNLKFAKRQATELRWHLPLMNVFGMDLMKKMLAYCPDQRLSSKNVANHTYFEELIRHKKLSKFSLSHQSLYNEVNEHEMKSCAGQLRNKTKHQHLMPDSSVASVQSFKTNNTFHFLSPEEQTKINKQRERFWNMNPKSIEHKLWCNEPLYRREK; translated from the exons ATGAGTACCTTCAAAATAACAG GATACGACATCATTCACCAAATCGGAAGCGGAGCCTATTCGGAAGTGTTTCTCGTGCGCTGTCGGAAGTCGGGCAAATCCTATGCCGCCAAACATCTGATCGATTGTTGCAGTGATTTGATGTGCGATGTGGCGTACGCTGAGATACAGCTCATGAAGTCGGTGCCGAGCCATCCGAACGTTATGCAGCTATGTGACCACGTGTT agaaaacaaaagcctAACTTTAATCATGCACCTGATGGACATCAACCTGTACGAGTACATGCAGAAACGGGTGCGACCGTTTTCGGAAAACCGCGTCCGAAAAATGCTCTACCAGATCGTGCTGGGGCTGGAGCATCTGCACCAAAACGGCATATTCCATCGGGACGTCAAGCCGGAAAACATTTTAGTAAAATTTTCATCCGGAATCATTGGCAAG agaGAAACCCTCCAGCTGGCAGACTTTGGAACGGCGGCCACGATCGCCCAACGCCCACCGTACGCCATCTACATCGCTACCCGGTGGTATCGGGCCCCGGAATGTATGCTCTCCATGGGTTACTACGGTCCCAAGATGGACGTTTGGGCGGTCGGGTGCTGTTTCTATGAAATGTTGACGCTGAAGCCACTGTTTCAGGGCGAAAACGAGATCGAGATGCTGGACTGCATACACGAGCTGCTCGGTTCCCCGTCGTCCGCTGTGCTGGAGCGGTTCCGGCCGTGGAATGTAAAGAACTTAAAGTTTGCTAAGCGTCAAGCCACTGAACTACGGTGGCATCTGCCGCTCATGAACGTGTTCGGGATGGATTTGATGAAGAAGATGCTCGCATACTGTCCGGATCAGCGGTTATCGTCGAAAAATGTCGCAAACCATACCTATTTCGAGGAGCTTAT AAGGCACAAAAAATTGTCCAAATTCTCGCTAAGTCACCAAAGCCTGTACAACGAAGTGAACGAACATGAGATGAAATCGTGCGCGGGACAGCTCAGGAACAAAACGAAG CATCAGCATCTAATGCCGGATTCGTCGGTCGCGAGTGTGCAAAGCTTCAAAACGAACAACACGTTCCACTTTCTTTCGCCGGAGGAGCAGACGAAAATTAACAAGCAACGCGAACGCTTCTGGAATATGAATCCGAAAAGCATAGAGCATAAATTGTGGTGCAATGAACCGCTGTACCGCCGGGAAAAGTAA
- the LOC3290632 gene encoding uncharacterized protein LOC3290632 — protein sequence MCRDEILAHLTEMFGDHIEQERIIATIEQYDDLNACVEALLKDEEQIVSSPDRPKPDAALPIALPPPPPSPTDGPDSSTGATRKQVNVAKGNLQSEMATSFASLLQKGSLPVQFQQPGNSASQRPRGPGKHKPAPDQPANYQNILDMVGQGYRVMVLMRGAPGSGKSHLSRALIDHTSGGDYRNHIFSADDYFMVNGVYKFQPDAIDAAHRFNQQNVLAKARDGWSPIVVDNTNICLWEMYPYVQMAADHGYFLEVLEPQTHWRNNSRSLAIRNTHGVPEPKIKRMLQNYEKLASVQDLYRMCKLEHALYIPVKMRHYPILPTDLLITGDEQRAPVDQPSQTATAQWNDAWEGGMTKATKDNGGQKPNLSAIPPPKPPRDPQKIGTPIKVPDSTGHQGAMKVDSVGEPAGAMGGATTRLDEDDFVWDFTDDWRKTATNWKPYDTESNQFWGQTSSSASSSTKPPPPVNVLELEAQPQRTSNPLHEPIAEYLLSSVKEPTKLPAKFTDPAQKTLPPSTALQTPGKEKASKKTDKKRIALTKHKRGCPNENASFSEICNLYPKVPESYLWDLFEKCSGDGDWVANLLLEEQKLENFENPFGDAGSSAGQRRREEGGELVDALTETAVKWNLLECSCNEPVPKAVPVVPVAPSLLEVDTLEADQMLAAASYTPAGGSSGHQSPRETVRRTGQGGQQHNSKENAQALKKEIEARFILGNEHFSEPIQKLRLARRIVPAADESPPEELLDLETADKATDSEVVELRLGVELVQQLHAIFRDKHCPKSLELDDLQSDRTRVFMATETAEQLYLLFLDSVYSYTEEERQRSLREDARMAQLMQTEEKYPALFKPPDPSGEPNMKDIIEMEEALAAYQKETNATWQKADGPPDLAQQMSQQKLKEMFPHLNGDDLVEILAAHNNRFDETVQVLNASIPDTVRQQMLEKEELLKKRAEHEKQKLLDLFSSPTFATPSPTGSSLSGEEAINFHLIKAEECRNLAQHHLDLKNECHAKARQAIQRNVPGLADYYSQIARLHRTKIDMYNSRASNCIMEVHKLKLNNDEVLDLHYLHSQEALRCLELFLAEHASNLLNSQQRFKTLYIITGRGLHSADGKPIIKQRVKAMLRVKNIRYTELNPGFLKIKLFNRDDLEQLMMTA from the exons ATGTGTAGGGACGAAATTTTAGCACACCTGACGGAAATGTTCGGTGATCATATTGAGCAGGAGCGAATCATTGCCACGATCGAGCAGTACGACGACT TGAACGCGTGTGTCGAAGCGCTGCTGAAGGACGAGGAACAGATCGTTTCATCCCCGGACCGGCCGAAACCGGACGCAGCACTGCCGATAgcattaccaccaccaccaccatcgcccaCCGATGGGCCCGACTCCTCGACCGGCGCTACCCGCAAGCAGGTGAACGTGGCGAAAGGCAACCTCCAGTCGGAGATGGCCACCAGCTTCGCCAGCCTGCTGCAGAAGGGCAGCTTGCCGGTGCAATTTCAGCAGCCCGGCAACAGCGCCAGCCAGCGGCCCCGGGGACCCGGCAAGCACAAGCCAGCGCCGGACCAGCCGGCGAACTATCAAAACATCCTCGACATGGTGGGCCAAGGTTATCGCGTCATGGTGCTGATGCGTGGAGCGCCGGGCAGTGGCAAATCGCACCTATCGCGGGCGCTTATCGACCACACTTCGGGGGGCGATTATCGTAATCACATATTCAGCGCCGACGATTACTTCATGGTGAACGGTGTGTACAAATTCCAGCCCGATGCGATCGACGCGGCCCATCGCTTTAATCAGCAAAACGTGCTAGCGAAGGCACGTGACGGCTGGAGCCCGATCGTGGTGGACAACACGAACATCTGCCTGTGGGAGATGTATCCGTACGTGCAGATGGCGGCCGACCACGGGTACTTTCTCGAGGTGCTCGAGCCGCAAACGCACTGGCGGAACAACAGCCGCAGCCTGGCGATACGCAACACGCACGGCGTGCCGGAGCCGAAGATCAAGCGGATGCTGCAGAACTACGAGAAGCTTGCGAGCGTGCAGGACCTGTACCGGATGTGCAAGCTCGAGCACGCGCTGTACATTCCAGTCAAGATGCGCCACTATCCGATCCTGCCGACCGACTTGCTCATTACTGGCGACGAGCAGCGGGCACCGGTGGACCAACCGTCGCAGACGGCGACCGCACAGTGGAATGACGCATGGGAGGGTGGCATGACGAAAGCGACAAAAGACAACGGCGGACAGAAGCCTAACCTTTCCGCCATACCGCCGCCGAAGCCGCCTCGCGATCCGCAAAAGATAGGCACGCCCATTAAAGTGCCCGACTCCACCGGGCACCAGGGCGCGATGAAGGTGGATAGCGTCGGCGAACCGGCCGGTGCGATGGGTGGTGCAACCACCCGACTTGACGAGGACGATTTTGTCTGGGATTTTACGGACGACTGGCGCAAGACGGCCACCAACTGGAAGCCGTACGACACGGAAAGCAATCAGTTCTGGGGCCAaacgtcgtcgtcggcgtCCTCGTCGACGAAACCTCCCCCACCGGTGAACGTGCTAGAGCTAGAAGCGCAACCCCAGCGAACGTCCAATCCGCTCCACGAACCGATTGCGGAGTATCTCCTTTCCAGCGTGAAGGAACCGACCAAGCTGCCGGCAAAGTTTACCGATCCGGCACAGAAAACCCTTCCTCCGTCCACCGCGCTCCAAACGCCAGGCAAGGAAAAGGCGTCGAAAAAGACGGACAAAAAGCGAATCGCCTTGACGAAGCACAAGCGCGGCTGTCCGAATGAGAACGCGAGCTTTTCGGAGATCTGCAACCTCTACCCAAAGGTACCGGAGTCCTACCTGTGGGATCTGTTCGAGAAGTGCAGCGGCGATGGTGACTGGGTGGCGAACCTGCTGCTCGAGGAGCAAAAGTTGGAAAACTTTGAAAACCCGTTCGGCGATGCTGGCTCTTCAGCTGGCCAACGGCGGCGAGAGGAAGGTGGTGAGCTGGTAGATGCCCTCACGGAGACGGCGGTCAAGTGGAACTTGCTGGAATGTAGCTGCAACGAACCGGTGCCGAAAGCTGTCCCGGTGGTACCGGTCGCACCGTCGCTGCTCGAGGTGGACACCTTGGAAGCGGACCAAATGCTAGCCGCCGCAAGCTACACACCCGCTGGCGGCTCCTCGGGACATCAGTCACCGCGCGAAACGGTCCGGCGGACGGGGCAGGGGGGCCAGCAGCACAACAGCAAGGAAAACGCCCAAGCGCTTAAGAAGGAAATCGAGGCACGGTTCATACTCGGCAACGAACACTTCTCGGAACCGATCCAGAAGCTGCGCCTGGCCAGACGCATCGTCCCGGCCGCCGACGAGTCGCCGCCCGAGGAGCTGCTCGATCTGGAGACGGCCGACAAGGCGACGGACAGCGAGGTGGTCGAGCTGCGGCTCGGCGTCGAGCtggtgcagcagctgcacgcCATCTTCCGGGACAAGCACTGTCCCAAGTCGCTCGAGCTGGACGACCTGCAGTCCGACCGGACGCGCGTGTTCATGGCAACGGAGACGGCGGAGCAGCTGTACCTGCTGTTCCTCGATTCGGTCTACAGCTACACCGAGGAGGAGCGGCAGCGCAGCCTGCGGGAGGACGCCCGCATGGCGCAGCTGATGCAGACGGAGGAAAAGTATCCCGCCCTGTTCAAACCGCCCGACCCGTCCGGCGAGCCGAACATGAAGGACATCATCGAGATGGAGGAAGCGCTGGCCGCCTACCAGAAGGAAACGAACGCCACCTGGCAGAAGGCGGACGGACCGCCCGACCTGGCCCAGCAGATGTCGCAGCAGAAGCTGAAGGAAATGTTCCCGCACCTGAACGGTGACGATCTGGTGGAGATTCTCGCTGCGCACAACAATCGCTTCGACGAGACGGTGCAGGTGCTGAACGCCTCCATCCCGGACACCGTGCGCCAGCAGATGCTGGAGAAGGAGGAGCTGCTGAAGAAGCGGGCCGAGCACGAGAAgcaaaaactgctcgatctgTTCAGCTCGCCCACCTTCGCCACCCCGTCCCCGACCGGGTCGAGCCTGTCCGGCGAGGAGGCGATCAATTTCCACCTCATCAAGGCGGAAGAGTGTCGCAATCTGGCCCAGCATCATCTCGACCTCAAGAACGAATGCCACGCAAAGGCCCGGCAGGCGATTCAGCGCAATGTGCCGGGTTTGGCCGACTATTACTCGCAGATTGCGCGCCTGCACCGGACCAAGATCGACATGTACAACAGCCGGGCGTCCAACTGCATCATGGAGGTGCACAAGCTGAAGCTGAACAATGACGAGGTGCTCGATCTGCACTATCTCCACTCGCAGGAGGCGCTGCGCTGCTTGGAGCTGTTCCTTGCCGAGCATGCCTCGAATCTGCTCAACTCGCAGCAACGCTTCAAGACGCTGTACATCATCACGGGGCGCGGATTGCATTCCGCCGATGGCAAACCAATCATCAAGCAGCGTGTTAAAGCCATGCTGAGAGTTAAGAACATAAG ATACACCGAACTGAACCCGGGTTTCCTCAAGATTAAGCTGTTCAATCGTGATGACCTGGAACAGCTTATGATGACGGCCTAA
- the LOC1273446 gene encoding uncharacterized protein LOC1273446, with product MENSHLNRAHMYGRRAENFAKNRRFDEAIECHRKAVSHFNEALKLQTNTVVQESLQLQRKYHLKQVDWMLVRKQQYERYLRALDYQRRKNPDFLAQQIEKMDKYNDLQVAIYHNLDDTDGLLESLNTMLTAAQPAVNGGGGPKTVNELIALNHSLHILIQRMAQNVDEYATENEELREKLRYYEKEREAPAGSSDAGQGLVDTESLASASKGGVGGPSTQKHTHGLMHDNLSTALAPLEMPVFDLSDFDNH from the exons ATGGAAAATTCGCATCTAAATAGG GCTCACATGTACGGCAGAAGGGCGGAAAACTTTGCTAAAAATCGACGCTTTGACGAAGCCATCGAGTGCCACCGGAAGGCCGTGTCGCACTTCAACGAGGCGCTCAAGCTGCAGACGAATACCGTCGTGCAGGAgtcgctgcagctgcagcgaaAGTACCACCTCAAGCAGGTCGACTGGATGCTGGTGCGGAAGCAACAGTACGAGCGGTACCTCCGGGCGCTCGACTACCAGCGCCGTAAGAATCCCGACTTTCTGGCACAGCAGATTGAAAAGATGGACAAATACAACGACCTGCAGGTGGCGATCTATCACAACCTGGACGATACGGACGGTTTGCTCGAGTCGCTCAACACAATGCTGACCGCGGCCCAACCGGCGGTGAATGGTGGCGGTGGTCCCAAAACGGTGAATGAGCTAATCGCTCTGAACCACTCGCTGCACATACTGATCCAGCGCATGGCCCAGAACGTGGACGAGTACGCGACGGAAAACGAGGAGCTGCGGGAGAAGCTGCGCTACTACGAGAAGGAACGGGAAGCTCCCGCGGGCAGCTCGGATGCTGGGCAAGGGTTAGTGGACACGGAATCGTTGGCCAGCGCGAGCAAAGGAGGTGTTGGTGGCCCCAGCACGCAGAAGCATACGCACGGATTAATGCATGACAATCTGTCCACCGCTCTAGCACCGCTCGAAATGCCGGTGTTTGATTTGTCCGATTTCGATAATCACTGA